One Terriglobales bacterium genomic window carries:
- a CDS encoding DinB family protein, with protein sequence MASLTEFSLAEAIAVLSRTPTTLNALLRGLPNIWVRCNEGKDTWSAFDIVGHLIFGERTDWMPRVRIILENGEARPFDPFDRFAQLKENQDKSLEQLLDDFAFLRRENLAALQALNLQQEDLPRRGRHPALGVVTLSELLATWAVHDLTHVHQLSRVMAHQYRGAVGPWSAYLGVLQCTGHSAP encoded by the coding sequence ATGGCAAGCTTGACAGAATTCAGCCTGGCCGAGGCCATCGCAGTTCTCAGCCGCACTCCCACAACCCTAAATGCGCTGTTGCGCGGCCTGCCCAACATCTGGGTGCGCTGCAACGAAGGAAAAGATACCTGGAGCGCGTTTGACATCGTGGGCCACCTGATTTTCGGGGAGCGCACCGACTGGATGCCGCGCGTGCGGATCATTCTGGAGAACGGCGAAGCGCGGCCATTTGATCCCTTCGACCGCTTTGCGCAGTTGAAAGAGAATCAAGACAAGTCACTGGAGCAGCTCTTGGACGATTTCGCCTTCCTGCGAAGGGAGAATCTAGCTGCGCTGCAGGCACTGAATTTACAGCAGGAAGACTTGCCCCGGCGAGGAAGGCATCCAGCGCTGGGAGTGGTGACGCTATCGGAACTTCTGGCGACCTGGGCCGTTCACGACCTCACTCATGTGCATCAACTCTCCCGCGTGATGGCCCACCAGTATCGTGGCGCAGTCGGTCCGTGGAGCGCCTATCTGGGCGTGCTGCAGTGTACGGGGCATAGCGCTCCGTAG